From a region of the Candidatus Zixiibacteriota bacterium genome:
- a CDS encoding macro domain-containing protein, translating to MPFTIEVVKGDITRANVEAIVNAANNALWMGSGVAGAIKAAGGESVEKDAMSKGPIIPGEAVFSTAGRLPYKMVIHAAVMGQDLRTNDRLIRQATVACLNLAEKHRIKSIAFPAFGTGVGGFPMAACANLMTAVARGYSPLCKEIERVQFCLFDEYGLQAFQKAMTKPA from the coding sequence ATGCCGTTTACGATCGAAGTAGTCAAAGGTGATATCACTCGGGCAAATGTGGAGGCGATTGTCAACGCCGCCAATAACGCGCTGTGGATGGGCAGCGGGGTAGCGGGAGCGATCAAGGCCGCCGGCGGAGAGAGTGTGGAGAAGGACGCCATGAGCAAGGGACCGATCATACCCGGTGAAGCGGTTTTCAGTACGGCTGGACGGTTACCCTATAAGATGGTGATTCACGCAGCGGTAATGGGTCAGGATTTACGCACGAACGACCGGCTGATTCGCCAGGCGACGGTGGCTTGTCTCAACCTGGCCGAGAAACATCGGATCAAGTCAATCGCTTTTCCCGCGTTCGGGACGGGGGTGGGAGGTTTTCCGATGGCTGCCTGTGCCAACCTTATGACGGCTGTGGCCAGAGGATATAGCCCGCTCTGTAAGGAAATCGAGCGGGTACAGTTTTGTCTATTCGATGAGTATGGCCTTCAGGCGTTTCAGAAGGCGATGACCAAACCGGCTTAA
- a CDS encoding N-acetyltransferase, with amino-acid sequence MGKIDIVEVESSSDLNRFIDYPNQLYAGDPNYVTPLKMERKAFFDTRKNPFYRLAKTRLFLAERDDRVVGRIATCIDYNYIDLHEEQVGFFGFFDCEDDYEAASSLLKVAMIELKRQGMEKMRGPFNFSTNHECGFLVDGFDSPPVIMMTYNKPYIPRLVEKFGLKKAMDLLAYKMTKDSPVSDRIRKIAAKQQERSSVKLRSLDMKNFSEEVEKVRQVYNQAWQHNWGFVPLSEEEFDHIAADLKQVVDPDLVIIAEHEDKPVAFLMAVPDLNQALIHLKGRLFPIGIFKLLWHTKIRNKVNGVRIITMGVIPEYQKRGIDSMMYIKCYDTGLGKGYQWGEMSWILETNELMRNAAEQLGAVLYKRYRIVEMPL; translated from the coding sequence ATGGGCAAGATTGACATTGTCGAGGTCGAATCCTCATCCGATCTGAATCGGTTCATCGACTATCCCAATCAACTCTATGCCGGCGATCCGAACTACGTTACCCCGCTTAAAATGGAGCGGAAAGCGTTTTTCGACACTCGCAAAAACCCGTTTTATCGTTTAGCCAAAACCAGGCTGTTTCTGGCTGAACGCGATGACCGTGTGGTCGGCCGCATCGCCACCTGCATCGACTATAATTATATCGACTTACACGAAGAACAAGTGGGCTTCTTTGGATTCTTCGACTGTGAGGACGATTACGAAGCCGCCTCCAGCCTCCTCAAGGTTGCCATGATCGAATTAAAGCGGCAGGGAATGGAAAAGATGCGCGGACCGTTCAATTTCTCCACTAACCATGAGTGCGGTTTTCTGGTTGACGGTTTCGACTCTCCGCCGGTGATCATGATGACCTACAATAAGCCATACATCCCTCGCCTCGTGGAGAAATTCGGCCTTAAAAAGGCGATGGATCTACTGGCTTATAAAATGACCAAGGATTCCCCGGTATCCGATCGCATTCGTAAAATCGCCGCCAAACAACAGGAGCGCTCATCCGTTAAGCTGCGCTCGCTGGATATGAAAAACTTCAGTGAGGAAGTCGAAAAGGTTCGACAAGTATACAACCAGGCCTGGCAACACAATTGGGGTTTCGTCCCCCTAAGCGAAGAAGAGTTCGACCATATTGCCGCCGATCTGAAACAGGTGGTCGACCCGGATTTAGTTATCATCGCCGAGCACGAAGATAAGCCGGTCGCTTTCCTCATGGCCGTACCGGACCTGAACCAGGCGTTAATCCATCTGAAGGGTCGCCTCTTTCCCATCGGAATTTTTAAGCTCCTCTGGCATACGAAAATTAGAAATAAAGTGAACGGTGTTCGTATTATTACTATGGGAGTAATACCGGAATACCAGAAGCGCGGCATCGATTCCATGATGTACATCAAATGTTACGATACGGGTTTAGGCAAAGGCTATCAATGGGGTGAAATGTCGTGGATTCTCGAAACCAACGAATTGATGCGTAACGCTGCCGAGCAGCTCGGCGCGGTGCTTTACAAGAGATATCGCATCGTTGAAATGCCGCTCTAG
- a CDS encoding pyridoxal phosphate-dependent aminotransferase family protein: MSSDEKAGIAVPDLFEKCFRYTDPQDVQALGVYPYFHPIQSAPGDEVVVDGHRCVMVGSNNYLGLVNHPKVKEAAAEAARKFGSGCTGSRFLNGTLDLHVELEERLAKFMKKEAALVFSTGFQTNLGTISTLIGKNDAVIIDRQDHACIVDGARLSYGKVYKFAHNDMSDYERVVRNVRANGLRGGMMVVVDGVFSMEGDIINLPKLVEISQANGVRVMVDDAHSIGVLGETGAGTAQHFGLINEVDITMGTFSKSFASLGGFIASSAEVINYVKHTARALIFSASIPPANAAAVLACLDIIESEPERRENLWKNARRMKKEFQNLGFNTGHSETPIVPIVIGEDIEAFAFWKALFDNGVFSNPVISPAVPPGQAMIRTSYTATHTDEQLDRVVEVVARVGREKGLIS; this comes from the coding sequence TTGTCTTCTGACGAGAAGGCCGGAATCGCTGTTCCGGACCTGTTTGAGAAATGTTTTCGGTATACCGATCCTCAGGACGTACAAGCCCTGGGCGTCTATCCTTATTTCCATCCGATCCAGTCCGCACCCGGCGATGAAGTCGTTGTCGATGGTCATAGATGCGTCATGGTCGGATCTAACAACTATCTCGGCCTGGTGAATCATCCCAAGGTCAAAGAAGCCGCTGCGGAGGCGGCCCGGAAGTTTGGCTCTGGTTGTACCGGATCACGGTTCCTGAACGGTACTCTCGATCTTCATGTAGAACTCGAGGAACGTCTCGCCAAGTTCATGAAGAAGGAAGCAGCTCTGGTCTTTTCGACCGGATTCCAGACCAACCTCGGCACCATATCGACCCTTATCGGAAAAAACGACGCGGTTATCATCGACCGCCAGGATCACGCCTGTATCGTCGATGGTGCTCGGTTGTCATACGGAAAAGTCTACAAATTCGCACATAACGATATGTCCGACTACGAGCGTGTCGTTCGGAATGTCAGGGCTAACGGCCTGCGCGGCGGCATGATGGTCGTCGTTGACGGTGTTTTCTCGATGGAGGGAGATATCATCAATCTGCCCAAACTGGTCGAGATTTCTCAGGCCAACGGTGTTCGGGTTATGGTCGATGACGCCCATTCGATCGGCGTCCTCGGAGAAACCGGCGCCGGCACAGCCCAGCATTTCGGATTGATTAACGAAGTTGACATCACCATGGGGACATTCTCGAAATCGTTCGCCTCACTCGGGGGGTTCATCGCCTCCAGCGCCGAGGTTATCAACTACGTCAAACACACCGCTCGCGCCCTGATCTTTTCGGCATCAATTCCCCCGGCCAATGCGGCGGCGGTCCTGGCCTGCCTCGATATTATCGAGTCCGAGCCGGAACGGCGTGAGAACTTGTGGAAAAATGCCCGCCGGATGAAGAAAGAGTTCCAGAATCTGGGCTTCAACACCGGTCATTCGGAAACTCCGATTGTTCCGATCGTGATTGGCGAGGATATCGAAGCGTTTGCCTTCTGGAAAGCTCTTTTCGACAACGGCGTTTTCAGCAATCCGGTAATTTCCCCAGCCGTACCGCCGGGTCAGGCGATGATTCGCACTTCCTACACGGCTACGCATACCGACGAACAACTGGATCGAGTGGTCGAGGTGGTTGCACGTGTCGGTCGGGAAAAGGGTTTGATTTCGTAA
- a CDS encoding PASTA domain-containing protein, with product MPQLRPSNIRRDRDRRTGFLSEQLPFGSLKRHIVMRGVVPLLILILIVLIFDNVVMPIVTRHGDEFPLPDLTGQRLMEAQLVLDDLHLRYEVASEEFAPGKPAGEILGQIPIGGTEVKIGRTIKFVVSLGEKMVAVPDVAGLSVRQARLDLETAGLSMGDITWAFSDTLPEKVVVLSYPPPGTEITSGSPVTLMVNRGRFADFTYMPQLVGLHLDVALKKLEEKSLKAGVITRRLDDSYLPQTVLEQSEPEGAELDPGTEIDLVVSTLN from the coding sequence ATGCCACAGTTAAGACCGTCGAACATCCGACGCGACCGTGATCGTCGCACCGGCTTCCTGTCGGAACAACTTCCGTTCGGTAGCCTGAAACGGCACATCGTCATGCGCGGCGTGGTCCCGTTGTTGATCCTGATCCTGATCGTGTTGATCTTCGACAATGTCGTTATGCCGATCGTTACTCGTCACGGCGATGAGTTCCCCCTGCCCGATTTAACCGGCCAGCGCCTGATGGAAGCACAACTGGTCCTCGATGATCTCCATCTACGATATGAAGTGGCATCCGAAGAATTCGCTCCCGGCAAACCGGCCGGTGAAATTTTAGGTCAGATTCCTATCGGCGGCACCGAAGTCAAAATCGGCCGCACCATCAAATTCGTCGTTTCGCTGGGAGAGAAAATGGTTGCCGTGCCCGATGTCGCCGGTTTGTCGGTGCGTCAGGCACGCCTCGATCTGGAAACGGCCGGGCTCAGTATGGGTGACATCACCTGGGCTTTCTCCGATACGCTGCCCGAGAAGGTGGTCGTTCTTTCGTATCCACCGCCCGGGACCGAAATAACCAGCGGTTCGCCGGTCACGCTCATGGTTAATCGGGGACGTTTTGCCGATTTCACCTATATGCCGCAGTTGGTTGGATTACACCTTGATGTTGCCCTGAAGAAGCTTGAAGAAAAATCTCTCAAAGCTGGTGTAATCACTCGCCGACTCGATGATTCCTACCTGCCTCAAACGGTTCTGGAACAGTCGGAACCGGAGGGAGCCGAGCTTGATCCCGGTACGGAAATCGACCTGGTCGTCAGCACCCTGAATTGA
- the rsmB gene encoding 16S rRNA (cytosine(967)-C(5))-methyltransferase RsmB, which translates to MPYPKKKNDRRFDFVRAAAVKALVLIEQGEQTDIAVTEVMSEGQFRPIDRRFLMQLVNGATKMRRRLDYELKFYLSRPSADLPLKLSNILRLGLYQLRFTDRIPAAAAVSESVNLAKHMTDKSRSSLVNAVLRASIREPDKVRFAKPSENPVKYLGEFYSYPDHFIEYCLREFGFEATEKLLQAYNEPPSVTYRVNYLKSKPDEVARILQDNNIDFSYGKYLPEFIHVAGGGLPLEDELIKTGKVFVQCESSGLPVRLLNPRPNSNVIDLTAAPGGKSTYMAIRMRNRGRVTALDKSHQRLTALVENAQRLGIKIIAPVACDMIDFDGGEFDRVLLDPPCSGWGTAGKNSDLRWSKSPEDTVNLAKIQRRMIDKAAALVKPGGVLVYSTCTIIRDENDQIIEEFLLRNKEFEIDSAAEFFGEDLVNERGFVKTYPNHPELDGSFCARLKRKLR; encoded by the coding sequence ATGCCATACCCGAAGAAAAAGAATGACCGCCGTTTCGATTTCGTTCGCGCTGCTGCGGTGAAAGCGCTCGTGTTGATCGAACAGGGAGAACAAACCGATATCGCCGTTACCGAGGTTATGTCCGAGGGACAATTCCGTCCGATTGACCGGCGTTTTCTGATGCAGTTGGTCAACGGCGCCACCAAAATGCGTCGCCGTCTCGACTATGAATTGAAATTCTATCTCTCGCGGCCTTCGGCCGACCTGCCGCTAAAGCTATCGAACATTCTCCGTCTGGGGCTTTATCAGCTCCGTTTTACCGATCGTATTCCGGCCGCGGCCGCCGTTTCAGAATCGGTTAATCTGGCCAAACACATGACCGACAAATCCCGGTCCAGTCTGGTCAACGCCGTCCTGCGCGCCAGCATCCGCGAACCCGACAAGGTTCGTTTCGCCAAGCCGTCCGAAAACCCGGTAAAATATCTCGGGGAATTTTACAGCTACCCGGATCATTTCATCGAATACTGCCTGCGTGAATTCGGCTTCGAAGCAACCGAGAAACTTCTCCAGGCCTACAATGAACCTCCCTCGGTTACCTATCGCGTCAATTATCTGAAGTCGAAACCGGACGAGGTCGCGCGCATTCTTCAGGACAACAACATCGACTTCAGCTACGGCAAATACCTTCCGGAGTTCATTCATGTCGCCGGGGGCGGTCTCCCGCTGGAGGACGAGTTGATCAAAACCGGCAAGGTGTTCGTTCAGTGTGAATCCTCCGGTCTTCCGGTGCGTCTGCTCAATCCCCGTCCGAACAGCAATGTGATCGACCTCACTGCCGCACCGGGCGGCAAATCGACTTACATGGCTATCCGCATGCGCAATCGCGGTCGGGTAACGGCGCTCGACAAATCACACCAGCGACTCACCGCCCTGGTCGAAAACGCCCAGCGCCTGGGGATTAAGATCATAGCCCCGGTAGCCTGTGATATGATCGATTTTGACGGCGGCGAGTTCGACCGTGTTTTGCTCGATCCCCCCTGTTCAGGATGGGGCACCGCCGGCAAAAACTCTGATCTGCGCTGGTCCAAATCTCCCGAAGACACGGTTAATCTGGCTAAAATACAACGTCGCATGATCGACAAGGCCGCCGCCCTCGTTAAGCCCGGCGGGGTGCTGGTTTATTCGACCTGCACGATTATTCGCGATGAAAACGACCAGATCATCGAGGAGTTCCTGTTGCGCAACAAGGAATTCGAGATCGACTCGGCGGCGGAATTTTTCGGCGAGGACCTGGTCAACGAGCGGGGTTTCGTAAAAACCTATCCCAACCATCCCGAACTGGACGGCTCTTTCTGCGCCCGCCTGAAGCGAAAACTCCGTTGA
- a CDS encoding TIGR03960 family B12-binding radical SAM protein has protein sequence MDTTFFSHVIKPGRYAGGEPGQIVKNPQGRVNYLHAFPDKYELGQSYLGLQTLYHVVNSDDRFLAERVFAPDHDAEDLMRKEGIPLFSLESHRPAREFDAIGFTITYELVYTNILNMLNLAGVPLHADQRSETDPIIMGGGPAVYNPEPLARFFDLFFIGDAEEGLPEMLAVLHEFKGRSREEKLRALAGIESVYVPGFYDEKLQPKHEGVPATVKARLMKQLRPEFYPPYPLVPLIETVHSHLGVEIMRGCPQGCRFCQAGPMYRPVRTRPIADIMNQIETQLRNTGYEEIALVSLSSSDYPQIEELVRTASKRLASRRVSVSFPALRPGSITPSMLDAISTVRKSGLTIAPEAGTERLRTFIRKDFPDSAIYDTVRIAFDKGWTTIKLYFMVGLPTETDEDVIGIANMVQKIFEIGREYPGRTTVNVTLSPFVPKPHTPFQWDAITQPDETLRKIHLIKHTCRTKGVNFKYHAAESAVLAGMLGRGGREVAEVIEAVYDCGCRFDGWSENFAPDIWFREFARKGITIESASRPIPFEAPLPWRFIRKGVSVEHLKAERQRTSMQLKEYIPKFDPNRKSDYVSEPQFGRTPRKVVRRDSTTAPTKNMLRLRWGKSPRYRYMSHLDNLRLIERCIRQAKMPVAYSQGFNPSMKLSFGPPLPLGFTSETEFTDITLESNLMPYMVENLQAAMPEGFDILEARAVFARSRSLSSALNRVRYTLNLDRLPDVSDWAERIKRVLEAETVNYERTRKEETKVVDIRPAIYDLKAENEQLIMVLGLGDGGYTRPTEVLSVLADKPESEISGLPFHRREMYHQSPDGQIVNAMDL, from the coding sequence TTGGACACAACATTTTTTTCTCACGTTATCAAACCGGGGCGATATGCCGGTGGAGAACCCGGACAAATAGTCAAGAATCCGCAGGGACGCGTCAACTATCTCCACGCTTTCCCCGATAAATACGAGTTGGGACAATCATATCTCGGTCTTCAGACTCTCTATCATGTCGTCAACAGCGATGACCGCTTTTTAGCCGAAAGAGTTTTTGCTCCCGATCACGATGCCGAAGATCTTATGAGAAAAGAGGGGATTCCTCTCTTCTCGCTCGAGTCTCATCGGCCGGCGCGGGAATTCGACGCTATTGGATTCACTATCACCTACGAACTGGTTTATACCAACATCCTCAACATGTTGAATCTGGCCGGTGTCCCCCTCCATGCCGACCAGCGCTCCGAAACCGATCCCATCATCATGGGTGGTGGACCGGCCGTGTATAATCCGGAACCGTTGGCTCGCTTTTTCGATCTGTTTTTTATCGGAGACGCCGAGGAAGGCCTCCCTGAAATGCTGGCGGTATTGCACGAGTTTAAGGGTCGTTCACGTGAGGAAAAACTAAGGGCTTTAGCCGGGATCGAGTCAGTCTATGTGCCGGGCTTTTACGACGAGAAACTTCAGCCTAAACACGAGGGTGTTCCGGCAACGGTCAAAGCACGCCTTATGAAACAACTCCGACCCGAATTTTATCCGCCGTATCCGCTCGTGCCGTTGATAGAAACCGTTCATTCGCACCTCGGTGTTGAAATCATGCGCGGTTGTCCGCAGGGTTGTCGATTCTGCCAGGCCGGCCCGATGTATCGTCCGGTGCGCACACGCCCGATTGCTGATATCATGAATCAAATCGAGACGCAACTTCGCAACACCGGTTACGAAGAGATCGCACTGGTTTCGCTATCGTCATCCGACTATCCACAGATTGAGGAACTCGTTCGCACCGCCTCCAAACGGCTGGCCTCGCGTCGGGTTTCGGTCTCATTCCCGGCGTTGCGCCCGGGATCGATCACACCGTCGATGCTAGACGCCATCAGCACGGTCCGTAAATCCGGTTTGACCATCGCTCCCGAGGCGGGCACCGAACGTCTGCGGACGTTCATTCGCAAGGATTTCCCGGACAGCGCTATCTACGACACCGTACGCATCGCTTTCGACAAGGGCTGGACCACGATCAAACTCTACTTCATGGTCGGGCTGCCGACCGAAACCGACGAGGATGTCATCGGAATCGCCAATATGGTGCAGAAGATATTCGAAATCGGTCGCGAGTATCCCGGGCGTACGACGGTCAATGTAACGCTCTCACCGTTCGTGCCGAAACCACATACTCCTTTTCAATGGGACGCAATTACTCAACCTGATGAAACTTTGCGTAAGATTCATTTAATCAAGCACACCTGCCGCACCAAAGGAGTGAATTTCAAATACCATGCCGCCGAATCAGCGGTGCTGGCGGGTATGCTCGGACGGGGTGGTCGTGAGGTGGCCGAAGTAATCGAGGCCGTGTACGATTGCGGTTGCCGGTTCGACGGCTGGAGTGAGAATTTTGCCCCCGATATCTGGTTCAGGGAGTTTGCCCGTAAAGGAATAACGATCGAGTCCGCCTCCCGCCCGATTCCGTTCGAGGCCCCTCTTCCCTGGCGTTTTATCCGCAAAGGTGTCTCGGTCGAACATCTCAAAGCGGAACGGCAACGGACCTCGATGCAGCTCAAAGAATACATTCCCAAATTCGATCCAAACCGGAAGAGTGATTACGTTTCCGAGCCACAATTCGGTCGTACTCCCAGAAAGGTAGTGAGACGCGATTCGACTACGGCGCCGACCAAGAATATGCTGCGACTGCGCTGGGGTAAATCGCCCCGTTATCGCTATATGTCCCACCTGGACAACCTGCGTCTGATCGAACGTTGTATCCGCCAGGCCAAGATGCCGGTTGCCTACAGCCAGGGATTCAATCCGTCCATGAAACTGTCGTTCGGTCCTCCTTTGCCGCTGGGATTCACTTCCGAGACGGAGTTTACCGACATCACTCTGGAATCGAATCTTATGCCTTACATGGTCGAGAACCTCCAGGCCGCGATGCCGGAGGGATTCGATATTCTCGAGGCCCGGGCGGTTTTCGCCAGGAGTCGCTCGCTGTCGTCGGCTCTTAATCGTGTTCGCTACACGTTGAATCTGGACAGGTTGCCGGACGTCAGCGACTGGGCCGAACGGATCAAACGAGTGCTTGAAGCCGAAACCGTTAATTACGAACGAACTCGAAAAGAAGAAACTAAAGTTGTTGATATACGCCCCGCGATTTACGATCTCAAAGCAGAGAATGAACAACTGATAATGGTTCTGGGACTCGGCGACGGCGGGTATACCCGACCGACCGAGGTCCTGTCAGTGCTCGCGGACAAACCTGAATCTGAGATTTCGGGCCTGCCGTTTCACCGCAGAGAGATGTATCATCAGAGCCCGGACGGTCAGATCGTAAATGCTATGGACCTGTAG
- a CDS encoding glycosyltransferase family 2 protein: MTDNESTYKVAVVMPVFNEERYLARTLDQLYQQDFRMDQVEVVLADGGSTDRTREIAESYRERFGSMKILDNPGRLPSSGRNVGVKNSTAPYIIVLDGHCHIPSKTLLSDMVALFEQQQAACLCRPQPLDPPDIGEFEKAVAICRSSSLGHKPGSEIYADYEAEVDPTSSGAMYRREVFEQIGYFDERFDACEDVDFNFRVKLANLKSILSPKLKVFYYPRKTISGLWKQMMRYGRGRFLFAQKHNEFSLVQWLAGAGVALFVLLLLGALVSSRAAHWFRTLAGLYVLVVILYSAWLAHKEDHSGCLIYGPIIFPTVHFGLGVGFLRGLYEHLTGKDKKPRVRSGLDMNLI; the protein is encoded by the coding sequence ATGACAGACAATGAATCGACATATAAAGTAGCCGTAGTCATGCCGGTTTTCAACGAGGAGCGATACCTCGCTCGCACGTTGGACCAGCTTTATCAACAGGATTTCCGGATGGATCAGGTCGAGGTGGTACTCGCCGACGGCGGTTCAACCGACCGCACCCGTGAAATCGCTGAATCGTATCGAGAGCGATTCGGCTCGATGAAAATTCTCGATAATCCCGGCCGACTTCCTTCGTCCGGGCGCAATGTTGGCGTCAAGAACAGCACCGCTCCGTACATTATCGTACTCGACGGCCATTGTCATATCCCTTCGAAGACCCTTCTTTCGGATATGGTGGCTTTGTTCGAACAGCAACAGGCCGCTTGTCTCTGTCGACCGCAGCCGCTCGATCCCCCCGACATCGGCGAGTTTGAAAAAGCCGTGGCGATCTGTCGGTCTTCATCGCTGGGGCACAAACCGGGATCGGAAATTTACGCCGATTATGAGGCTGAAGTCGATCCGACATCTTCCGGAGCGATGTACCGTCGCGAGGTATTCGAGCAGATCGGCTATTTCGATGAGCGGTTCGACGCCTGCGAGGATGTCGATTTCAACTTCCGTGTCAAGCTGGCGAATCTGAAGTCGATCCTTTCACCCAAGCTCAAGGTGTTCTACTATCCTCGCAAGACTATCTCGGGACTGTGGAAACAGATGATGCGCTACGGCCGGGGAAGATTCCTTTTCGCTCAGAAGCATAATGAGTTCTCTTTGGTCCAATGGCTGGCCGGCGCCGGTGTGGCGCTGTTCGTGTTGTTGTTGCTGGGAGCGCTGGTGTCGTCACGGGCGGCGCATTGGTTCCGAACCCTGGCCGGTTTGTACGTGCTGGTCGTAATTTTGTATTCGGCCTGGCTGGCGCACAAGGAAGATCACAGCGGTTGTTTGATCTACGGGCCGATTATATTTCCTACGGTGCATTTCGGGCTGGGAGTAGGATTCCTGCGCGGATTGTATGAGCATCTGACCGGCAAGGATAAAAAACCGCGCGTTCGATCCGGTCTCGACATGAATTTAATCTAG
- a CDS encoding PD-(D/E)XK nuclease family protein — translation MSRMFSYSKLNMFTACPRHYRFHYIDKIPVEKTSSANLVLGDVVHRVLRRLYQCGADGVLIPPDEMLKLYDKEWEAYDRSTIVAGQEYYAIDDFIRLGRDMLNKHYEAFQPFDQGELMGTEAYLTYEIPGTDFNLRGYIDRYWRRDDGLVEICDYKTGQTVANPHDKAFFYQMGIYQLMVQQARPDIEEVELAQYFLRRNEVVRYRMRPDELDMINEELRTLIVTVLDATRLDDFPTKEGWQCDYCDFRLICPAKRHELLLNGEIEEKSPAERTPEDIYRLASRFIEVDREEKRLKTEKEGLKEELADIARQQGLSSLQGEKGTVKVSIRRSEKFITKTRDEEKFHQLNRIVRSLPLDEFLVVDTRALMKEGYAPKRLDTTTLEALKPFVIEEEQATVRAYHKAESEPDAD, via the coding sequence ATGAGTCGAATGTTTTCTTACAGCAAGCTGAACATGTTCACGGCCTGTCCGAGGCATTATCGTTTCCATTATATCGATAAAATTCCGGTCGAAAAAACATCCTCGGCCAACCTGGTGCTCGGGGATGTTGTCCATCGGGTTTTACGACGACTCTATCAATGCGGTGCCGACGGTGTCCTGATTCCACCGGACGAAATGCTCAAATTGTACGATAAGGAATGGGAGGCGTACGACCGTAGCACGATCGTGGCGGGGCAGGAGTATTACGCTATCGATGATTTCATCCGTCTCGGCCGCGACATGTTGAATAAGCATTACGAGGCTTTTCAGCCGTTCGATCAGGGCGAGTTGATGGGGACTGAGGCTTACCTGACCTACGAAATCCCCGGAACTGATTTTAACCTGCGGGGATATATCGACCGCTATTGGCGACGTGATGACGGCTTGGTGGAGATATGCGACTACAAGACCGGTCAGACCGTGGCCAATCCTCACGATAAGGCGTTTTTTTACCAGATGGGCATATACCAGTTGATGGTGCAGCAAGCGCGACCGGATATCGAAGAAGTCGAGCTGGCCCAGTATTTTCTGCGGCGCAACGAAGTGGTGCGATATCGAATGCGACCGGATGAACTGGATATGATCAATGAGGAACTCCGCACGCTGATCGTGACCGTGCTCGATGCGACTCGTCTGGATGATTTCCCGACCAAAGAGGGTTGGCAATGCGACTATTGCGATTTTCGTTTGATCTGTCCGGCTAAGCGGCACGAGCTGTTGCTCAATGGTGAGATCGAGGAAAAATCCCCGGCGGAGCGAACCCCGGAAGATATCTACCGTCTCGCCAGCCGATTCATTGAAGTGGATCGAGAAGAGAAGCGTCTCAAGACCGAGAAGGAAGGGCTGAAGGAGGAGCTTGCCGACATAGCCCGGCAACAGGGATTGAGCTCCCTCCAGGGAGAAAAGGGAACGGTTAAAGTATCGATTCGACGTTCCGAAAAATTCATTACCAAAACGCGGGATGAGGAAAAATTCCATCAACTCAATCGGATCGTGCGCAGTTTACCGCTGGATGAATTTCTCGTTGTCGATACCCGAGCGCTGATGAAAGAAGGCTATGCCCCTAAACGGTTGGACACGACAACCCTGGAGGCTCTGAAGCCGTTCGTTATAGAGGAAGAACAAGCGACGGTTCGAGCATACCACAAAGCCGAAAGTGAGCCGGACGCCGACTGA
- a CDS encoding DUF362 domain-containing protein — protein sequence MKRREFLIKTSKAVALTAVSGATALFFHNRPVLSYEKPRLRSADFTIAQDKSLPGVVLVRDEDHTRALRRSLDAIGGIKRFVKSGERVTIKPNVGWDRAPAQAADTNPLLVGEMVRLCLEAGAASVIVADVTCNDPRRCFLRSGIKEAAEKAGATVHLEADEDFITVDLGGEMLTSWPVLKYFLETDRLINMPIVKQHSLPSCTIGLKNLYGILGGSRNRLHQKIDQSIVDLANFCHPTLTVVDATRVLLRGGPQGGSLDDVAIENTVICATDPVAADSRGAEFLGLRGEQVGHIVLAEKSGLGQVDYNLSGYKEIV from the coding sequence ATGAAGCGACGAGAGTTTTTGATCAAGACCTCCAAAGCGGTTGCTTTGACCGCGGTCTCGGGCGCGACGGCCTTATTTTTCCATAATCGACCGGTGTTAAGCTATGAAAAGCCCCGCCTGAGGAGTGCCGATTTTACCATCGCTCAGGATAAATCTCTGCCGGGAGTAGTGCTGGTGCGGGACGAGGATCATACTCGGGCGTTGCGACGTTCGCTCGATGCTATCGGCGGAATCAAGCGGTTCGTTAAGAGCGGAGAAAGGGTAACGATCAAGCCGAACGTAGGTTGGGATCGCGCTCCGGCCCAGGCGGCCGATACCAATCCGCTGCTGGTGGGTGAAATGGTGCGGCTTTGTCTGGAAGCGGGAGCGGCTTCGGTGATAGTGGCGGATGTTACCTGCAATGATCCCAGGCGCTGTTTTCTGCGCTCCGGCATCAAGGAAGCGGCCGAAAAGGCCGGGGCGACCGTACATCTGGAAGCGGATGAGGACTTCATAACAGTCGATCTGGGTGGAGAGATGTTGACCTCCTGGCCGGTTCTCAAGTATTTCCTGGAGACGGACCGGCTGATCAATATGCCGATCGTTAAACAGCATTCATTGCCGTCCTGCACGATTGGGTTGAAAAACCTCTACGGAATACTTGGCGGTTCTCGCAACCGACTGCATCAGAAGATCGACCAGTCGATTGTCGACCTGGCCAATTTCTGTCATCCTACGCTTACGGTGGTCGATGCCACCCGCGTTCTGCTTCGGGGGGGACCGCAGGGAGGCTCGCTCGATGATGTCGCAATCGAAAACACAGTGATCTGTGCTACCGATCCGGTTGCGGCCGACTCGCGTGGGGCGGAGTTCCTTGGATTACGCGGTGAACAGGTAGGGCATATCGTGTTGGCTGAGAAAAGCGGCCTGGGGCAGGTCGATTATAATCTGTCCGGATACAAAGAGATTGTCTGA